Proteins from a genomic interval of Rhizobium etli CFN 42:
- a CDS encoding efflux RND transporter periplasmic adaptor subunit, whose translation MFSLKTLSHRMPSAAGLVLVGALGIGLSACTEEKAEVKEVIRPVKVVEIARAGDTRKLDYSGSVKARTEMNLGFRVSGKITERLVDIGDRVTPGDVLARVDATDYQLAVKTAEANLAAAERGVETADLANKRAEQLFDKSVAPKSQLEQAALSHDQAISQRDAARSALDQAKNQVSYTELKAGQNGIVTAINADIGQVVGAGAAVVTVAVDGEKEVQIAVPENDIAEFKPGKTVKSSFWADDKLVLDGKVREVSGSADQQSRTFAVRVSLPNDPRVLLGMTATIEADITNGNSYVSIPLSALAEKDGKQMVWTVDRDTATVHGRDIKVADFTGDGVHVTEGLDTGDLVVAAGTQFMSENLKVKVPDQQSALAATDQTVR comes from the coding sequence ATGTTTTCGCTCAAGACCCTCAGCCACCGCATGCCGTCCGCCGCCGGCCTCGTGCTCGTCGGCGCTCTCGGCATCGGCCTTTCCGCCTGCACGGAGGAGAAGGCCGAGGTTAAAGAGGTCATCCGGCCGGTGAAGGTCGTCGAGATCGCCAGGGCCGGCGACACGCGGAAGCTCGACTATTCCGGTTCGGTCAAGGCGCGCACGGAGATGAACCTCGGGTTCCGGGTCAGCGGCAAGATCACCGAACGTCTGGTCGATATTGGTGACCGGGTGACGCCAGGCGACGTTCTCGCCCGCGTCGACGCCACGGACTATCAGCTCGCGGTCAAGACGGCGGAAGCCAATCTCGCCGCGGCGGAAAGAGGCGTCGAAACTGCCGATCTCGCCAACAAGCGCGCCGAGCAGCTGTTCGACAAAAGCGTCGCACCGAAGTCGCAGCTCGAGCAGGCCGCGCTCAGCCATGACCAGGCGATCTCGCAGCGCGATGCCGCGCGCTCCGCGCTCGACCAGGCGAAGAACCAGGTAAGCTATACCGAGCTCAAGGCAGGCCAGAACGGCATCGTGACCGCAATCAATGCCGATATCGGCCAGGTCGTCGGTGCCGGCGCCGCCGTCGTCACCGTTGCCGTCGATGGCGAGAAGGAAGTGCAGATCGCCGTTCCGGAAAACGACATCGCCGAATTCAAGCCCGGCAAGACGGTCAAGTCAAGCTTCTGGGCCGACGACAAGCTCGTGCTCGACGGCAAGGTGCGTGAAGTCTCCGGCAGTGCCGACCAGCAGTCGCGCACCTTTGCCGTTCGGGTGAGCCTGCCGAACGATCCGCGCGTGCTTCTCGGAATGACGGCGACGATCGAGGCCGATATCACCAACGGCAACAGCTACGTTTCGATCCCGCTCAGCGCACTCGCTGAAAAGGACGGCAAGCAGATGGTTTGGACCGTCGACCGCGACACAGCAACCGTGCATGGCCGCGATATCAAGGTCGCCGATTTCACCGGCGACGGCGTGCACGTGACCGAGGGTCTCGATACCGGCGATCTCGTCGTTGCCGCCGGCACGCAATTCATGAGCGAAAATCTGAAGGTGAAGGTGCCGGACCAGCAGTCGGCGCTGGCCGCCACGGACCAGACGGT
- a CDS encoding TetR family transcriptional regulator, giving the protein MNEITENTLDVTRQENVTRILDAAERLFRHYGYSKTTVADIARDLGMSPANIYRFFASKVEIHQALCGRMLATAYQIAYDIRHQPVSASERLRRYVKTQHQLTLDLMLDEMKVHEMIIVAIERDWHVIEKHIDRVHDLIAEIIAEGIAAGEFAEQDPVVASRCFGAATINLCHPQMVAQCLAKTNRASVDELIDYVIRALKK; this is encoded by the coding sequence ATGAACGAAATCACGGAAAATACGCTCGACGTCACCCGGCAGGAGAATGTGACGCGCATTCTCGATGCGGCCGAGCGGCTCTTTCGCCACTATGGCTACAGCAAGACGACGGTGGCCGACATAGCCCGCGATCTCGGCATGTCGCCGGCCAATATCTATCGGTTCTTCGCTTCAAAGGTGGAGATCCACCAGGCGCTCTGCGGTCGCATGCTCGCGACCGCTTACCAGATCGCATACGACATCCGCCACCAACCGGTCAGCGCCAGCGAGCGGCTGCGCCGTTATGTCAAGACCCAGCATCAGTTGACGCTCGATCTGATGCTCGACGAGATGAAGGTGCACGAGATGATCATCGTCGCGATCGAACGCGACTGGCACGTCATCGAGAAACATATCGACCGCGTCCATGATCTGATTGCCGAAATCATTGCAGAAGGGATCGCGGCCGGTGAGTTTGCCGAGCAGGACCCGGTTGTCGCGTCACGTTGCTTCGGCGCGGCGACGATCAATCTCTGCCACCCGCAGATGGTGGCGCAATGTCTTGCCAAAACCAACCGCGCGAGCGTCGACGAACTGATCGATTATGTGATCAGGGCGCTGAAGAAATAA
- a CDS encoding FadR/GntR family transcriptional regulator, with product MESTEEQGRTESSRSERRPRVRRNVTAAIAQHICADRYPSGSPLPRENDLCELYGVSRTVIRESLKVLESKGLVRGKPRVGTTVCDRDEWNILDAEVLDWMGPYIKDFDLLGCILEARRTIEPAAAEYAAERASAQEIADLDKAWRQMRDSASEPESFTDADVMFHAVLLAASHNQVFRRLSSAIHAALKYALHASNIAVENREDAVLVHGELVEALRMRDKAGARECANRMLDLAVRDLAAAEKAIGRTK from the coding sequence TTGGAATCGACTGAGGAACAGGGCCGAACGGAAAGCTCCCGCAGCGAACGCCGACCGCGGGTACGCCGCAACGTGACGGCAGCGATCGCTCAGCACATCTGCGCGGACCGCTATCCCTCTGGCTCACCGTTGCCCCGCGAGAACGACCTTTGCGAACTCTACGGCGTCAGCCGCACGGTGATCCGCGAATCATTGAAAGTCTTGGAATCAAAGGGGCTCGTACGCGGCAAGCCAAGGGTCGGAACGACCGTTTGCGATCGGGATGAATGGAACATCCTGGACGCCGAGGTGCTCGACTGGATGGGACCTTACATCAAGGACTTCGACCTTCTCGGCTGCATCCTCGAAGCCCGCCGCACCATTGAACCGGCGGCCGCTGAATATGCCGCCGAACGCGCCAGCGCCCAGGAGATCGCCGATCTCGACAAGGCCTGGCGGCAGATGCGCGACAGCGCTAGTGAACCGGAAAGCTTCACCGACGCCGACGTGATGTTCCATGCGGTGCTGCTCGCCGCCAGCCACAATCAGGTGTTTCGCCGCCTGTCCAGCGCCATCCATGCCGCGCTGAAATATGCGCTGCATGCTTCCAATATCGCCGTCGAAAACCGGGAAGATGCGGTGCTCGTTCACGGCGAGCTGGTAGAGGCATTGCGGATGCGAGACAAGGCCGGCGCCCGCGAATGCGCCAATCGCATGCTCGACCTTGCGGTCCGTGATCTTGCCGCCGCCGAGAAGGCGATCGGAAGGACGAAATGA
- a CDS encoding arabinose ABC transporter substrate-binding protein, whose protein sequence is MRLFKAAILAGTFAILTAGSAFSADVKIGFIVKQPEEPWFQDEWKFADQAAKEKGFTVVKIGAEDGEKVQSAIDNLGAQGAQGFIICTPDVKLGPGIVAKAEANQLKLMTVDDRLVSAAGKPLEDVPHMGISAAKIGETVGQAIVDEIKKRGWDMKNVGAIRISYDQLPTAVDRVEGAISVLKSAGFPAENIYDAPQAKTDTEAALNAATTVLNKHADVKYWVAFGLNDEAVLGAVRASESVGIPATNIIGVGIGGAESAINEFKKPAATGFFGTVIISPKRHGYETALNMYDWIANGKEPEKLTLTSGSLALRGDYETVRKDLGIE, encoded by the coding sequence ATGCGCTTGTTCAAAGCAGCTATTCTGGCTGGCACTTTCGCCATTCTGACAGCCGGCTCGGCATTTTCCGCAGACGTCAAGATCGGTTTCATCGTCAAGCAGCCGGAAGAGCCCTGGTTTCAGGACGAATGGAAATTCGCCGACCAGGCCGCCAAGGAAAAAGGCTTCACGGTCGTCAAGATCGGCGCTGAAGACGGCGAGAAGGTTCAGTCGGCGATCGACAATCTCGGCGCGCAGGGCGCACAGGGTTTCATCATCTGCACGCCCGACGTCAAGCTCGGTCCCGGCATCGTCGCTAAGGCGGAAGCCAACCAGCTGAAGCTGATGACGGTCGACGACCGCCTCGTCAGCGCCGCCGGCAAGCCGCTGGAAGACGTGCCGCACATGGGCATTTCGGCCGCCAAGATCGGCGAGACCGTCGGACAGGCCATCGTCGACGAAATCAAGAAGCGTGGCTGGGACATGAAGAATGTCGGCGCGATCCGCATTTCCTACGATCAACTGCCGACCGCCGTCGACCGCGTCGAAGGTGCGATTTCGGTGCTGAAGTCCGCCGGCTTCCCGGCCGAGAACATTTATGATGCGCCGCAGGCGAAGACCGATACGGAAGCGGCGCTCAATGCCGCGACCACGGTTCTCAACAAACATGCCGACGTGAAATACTGGGTCGCTTTCGGCCTCAACGACGAAGCCGTCCTCGGCGCCGTCCGTGCCTCCGAATCCGTCGGCATTCCGGCGACCAACATCATCGGCGTCGGCATCGGCGGGGCGGAATCGGCGATCAACGAATTCAAGAAGCCGGCCGCGACGGGCTTCTTCGGCACCGTCATCATCTCGCCGAAGCGCCATGGCTATGAAACGGCGCTCAACATGTACGACTGGATCGCCAACGGCAAGGAGCCGGAAAAGCTGACGCTGACCTCCGGTTCGCTGGCGCTGCGCGGCGATTACGAGACGGTCCGCAAGGATCTTGGCATCGAGTGA
- the dgoD gene encoding galactonate dehydratase: MKITKLTTYIVPPRWLFLKVETDEGIVGWGEPVVEGRALTVEAAVHELEDYLIGKDPFLIEDHWTVMYRGGFYRGGAAHMSAISGIDQALWDIKGKALGQPIHSLLGGQLRDRIKVYSWIGGDRPSDVANNARDVVARGFKAIKLNGCEEMQIVDTNEKVERAVETIAAIREAIGPHIGIGVDFHGRVHKPMAKVLAKELEPYKLMFIEEPVLSENKEALRDIVNHSSTPIALGERLYSRWDFKQVLSDGYVDIIQPDLSHAGGITECRKIAAMAEAYDVALAPHCPLGPIALAACLQVDAVSYNAFIQEQSLGIHYNTGNDILDYISNKEVFQYADGFVSIPQGPGLGIEVDEAYVIERAKEGHRWRNPIWRHADGSFAEW; this comes from the coding sequence ATGAAGATCACCAAACTCACCACTTATATCGTTCCGCCGCGCTGGCTGTTTCTGAAGGTCGAGACCGATGAGGGCATCGTCGGCTGGGGTGAACCGGTCGTCGAGGGCCGCGCGCTGACGGTCGAGGCCGCCGTCCACGAATTGGAAGATTACCTGATCGGCAAGGACCCCTTCCTGATCGAGGATCATTGGACCGTGATGTATCGCGGCGGTTTCTATCGCGGCGGCGCTGCCCATATGAGCGCGATCTCGGGCATCGACCAGGCGCTCTGGGACATCAAGGGCAAGGCCCTCGGCCAGCCGATCCATTCCCTGCTCGGCGGCCAGTTGCGCGACCGCATCAAGGTTTATTCCTGGATCGGCGGCGACCGTCCCTCTGACGTCGCCAACAATGCCAGGGATGTGGTCGCGCGCGGCTTCAAGGCGATCAAGCTCAACGGCTGCGAGGAAATGCAGATCGTCGACACCAACGAGAAAGTGGAAAGGGCGGTCGAGACTATCGCCGCCATCCGTGAGGCGATCGGCCCGCATATCGGCATCGGTGTCGATTTCCACGGCCGCGTGCACAAGCCGATGGCCAAGGTTCTCGCCAAGGAACTCGAGCCCTACAAGTTGATGTTCATTGAGGAACCGGTGCTTTCCGAAAACAAGGAAGCGCTGCGCGACATCGTCAATCATAGCTCGACACCGATCGCGCTTGGTGAGCGGCTCTATTCGCGCTGGGATTTCAAGCAGGTCCTTTCGGACGGCTATGTCGACATCATCCAGCCGGATCTTTCTCACGCCGGCGGCATCACCGAATGCCGCAAGATAGCGGCGATGGCCGAAGCCTATGACGTGGCCTTGGCGCCGCATTGCCCGCTTGGCCCGATCGCGCTCGCTGCCTGCCTTCAGGTCGATGCCGTCAGCTACAATGCCTTCATCCAGGAACAGAGCCTCGGCATCCATTACAACACCGGCAACGATATCCTGGACTACATCTCCAACAAGGAGGTGTTCCAATATGCCGATGGTTTCGTTTCGATCCCGCAGGGGCCGGGCCTCGGCATCGAGGTCGACGAGGCCTATGTCATCGAGCGCGCCAAGGAAGGCCATCGCTGGCGCAACCCGATCTGGCGGCACGCCGACGGCAGTTTTGCCGAGTGGTGA
- a CDS encoding OsmC family protein, whose protein sequence is MQINRTASAHWSGGLKDGKGLISTQSGALTDYPYGFASRFEGIPGTNPEELIGAAHAGCFTMALSLILGEAGFTAEHMETSAKVTLESVEGGFAVTAIHLSLSGRIPGADEATFTELANKAKAGCPISKALAAVPITLDVKLA, encoded by the coding sequence ATGCAGATCAATCGCACGGCTTCGGCTCATTGGAGCGGCGGCCTCAAGGACGGCAAGGGCTTGATCTCGACTCAGAGCGGTGCCCTGACAGACTATCCCTACGGCTTTGCCAGCCGCTTCGAAGGCATTCCCGGCACCAATCCGGAAGAATTGATCGGCGCCGCCCATGCCGGCTGCTTCACCATGGCGCTGTCGCTGATCCTCGGTGAAGCCGGCTTCACAGCCGAACATATGGAAACCTCGGCCAAGGTGACGCTCGAAAGTGTCGAGGGTGGCTTCGCCGTCACTGCTATCCATCTTTCGCTTTCCGGCCGCATTCCGGGTGCGGATGAGGCAACCTTCACCGAACTCGCCAATAAGGCGAAGGCCGGCTGCCCGATTTCCAAGGCGCTCGCCGCCGTTCCGATCACGCTCGACGTCAAGCTCGCCTAA
- a CDS encoding aldose 1-epimerase — translation MNNGHGGDEIGLSHGDLSVRISRRGAAVTAATFRGKPFLLPAGGPGGKFANFPMVPFGNRVEGNAMSFGGRDYAFQRNCHDPLYLHGDGWISLWQLEESSPEHMQFSFSRDADGISPYAYLARQEVHLAGNRLTLALSVENRGEADLPFGLGQHPFFVRTPETRLTIVADRFWSERHDHLPGEPGPVPDDFDFSSGKPLPRLWMNNAFEGWDGRAAIAWPELSIQAALEADATLGQFMLYMRTDRTDFFCLEPMSHLPNGHHLPHLGGLIPLSPGEVLSGKVTIELSALPVQPEGR, via the coding sequence ATGAACAACGGACATGGCGGAGATGAAATTGGGCTGAGCCACGGCGACCTCTCAGTCAGGATCAGCCGCCGGGGCGCTGCCGTCACCGCCGCAACGTTTCGGGGCAAGCCCTTTCTCCTTCCAGCCGGCGGCCCAGGCGGAAAATTCGCGAATTTTCCCATGGTGCCGTTCGGCAACCGGGTGGAAGGCAACGCCATGTCCTTCGGCGGACGCGACTATGCCTTCCAGCGAAATTGCCACGATCCTCTCTACCTGCACGGCGATGGCTGGATCAGTCTTTGGCAGCTGGAGGAATCGAGCCCCGAGCATATGCAGTTCAGCTTTTCGCGTGATGCCGACGGCATTTCGCCCTACGCCTATCTCGCCCGGCAGGAAGTCCATCTGGCCGGCAATCGCTTGACGCTGGCGCTCTCCGTGGAGAACCGCGGTGAGGCGGATCTGCCCTTCGGCCTGGGTCAGCATCCCTTCTTCGTGAGGACTCCGGAAACGCGATTGACGATTGTCGCCGACCGGTTCTGGAGCGAGCGGCACGACCATCTGCCCGGAGAACCCGGCCCGGTCCCTGACGATTTCGATTTCAGCTCCGGCAAGCCGCTGCCGCGGCTGTGGATGAACAATGCCTTCGAGGGATGGGACGGGCGAGCGGCGATCGCCTGGCCGGAGCTTTCAATTCAGGCGGCGCTGGAAGCCGATGCCACGCTCGGCCAGTTCATGCTGTATATGCGGACCGACCGCACGGATTTCTTCTGCCTCGAACCGATGAGCCATCTGCCGAATGGCCATCACCTGCCTCACCTCGGAGGCCTCATACCGCTTTCGCCAGGTGAGGTTCTTTCCGGCAAGGTTACGATCGAGCTGTCGGCGCTGCCGGTTCAACCGGAGGGAAGATGA
- a CDS encoding SDR family oxidoreductase, producing MELEGKIALVTGAGSGIGKAAALRLAAEGARIAALSRTADEVEKTCAEINAAGGQSIALTADTSDEAHMRTAVKKLTDTFGGLDIVIANAGINGVWAPIDDLKPDEWDKTIAVNLRGTYLTLHLTVPLLKRRGGSIVVVSSINGTRTFTTPGATAYTATKAGQVAMVQQLALELGRHGIRVNAVCPGEIETNISANTDSRHREETEVPVIWPQGDIPIAGGKAGKSEDVAETILFLASDRARHITGTPIWIDGGQGLLR from the coding sequence ATGGAGCTTGAGGGAAAGATCGCATTGGTGACGGGCGCCGGTTCCGGTATCGGCAAAGCGGCCGCGTTAAGGCTCGCTGCCGAGGGAGCAAGGATTGCAGCACTGAGCCGCACCGCCGACGAAGTCGAAAAGACCTGCGCCGAGATCAACGCCGCCGGCGGTCAGTCGATCGCCTTGACGGCCGATACCAGCGACGAAGCGCACATGCGAACCGCAGTGAAGAAGCTGACGGACACCTTCGGCGGCCTCGACATCGTCATAGCCAATGCCGGGATCAACGGGGTTTGGGCGCCGATCGACGATTTGAAACCGGATGAATGGGACAAGACCATCGCCGTCAATCTGCGCGGCACCTATCTGACCCTGCATCTGACGGTGCCCCTTCTGAAGCGCCGCGGCGGTTCGATCGTCGTCGTCTCCTCGATCAACGGCACCCGTACCTTCACGACGCCGGGCGCCACCGCCTACACCGCCACCAAGGCAGGTCAGGTCGCCATGGTCCAGCAGCTTGCCCTTGAGCTTGGCCGCCACGGCATCCGTGTCAATGCCGTCTGCCCCGGCGAGATCGAGACCAATATCAGCGCCAATACCGATAGCCGCCATCGCGAGGAGACCGAGGTTCCGGTGATCTGGCCGCAGGGCGACATCCCGATCGCCGGCGGAAAGGCGGGCAAGAGCGAGGACGTTGCCGAAACCATCCTCTTCCTTGCCTCCGACCGCGCCAGGCACATCACCGGTACACCGATTTGGATCGACGGCGGCCAGGGCCTGTTAAGGTAA
- a CDS encoding DoxX family protein: MAKAIAIIVARIIFSFIFFMAAGFKFADIGATASYIAAAGFPMATFLTWVAALFEIALALAFISGTFFTEASLLAGIYVIFLAFAFHGPSHWQQNQAEFGFFVDHFTFLAGLLFAAVHGPERWALRQTLFR, encoded by the coding sequence ATGGCCAAAGCAATCGCAATCATCGTCGCCCGCATCATCTTCAGTTTCATCTTCTTCATGGCCGCCGGCTTCAAATTCGCTGATATCGGAGCCACGGCAAGCTACATTGCTGCCGCCGGCTTCCCAATGGCGACCTTCCTCACCTGGGTCGCAGCCTTGTTCGAGATCGCTTTGGCCCTTGCCTTCATATCCGGCACCTTTTTCACCGAGGCGAGCCTGCTGGCAGGCATCTACGTGATTTTCCTTGCCTTCGCCTTCCACGGACCGTCCCATTGGCAACAGAACCAGGCCGAATTCGGTTTCTTCGTCGATCACTTCACCTTTCTTGCCGGCTTGCTCTTCGCCGCCGTCCACGGGCCGGAGAGATGGGCCTTGCGGCAAACCCTATTTAGATAG
- the araH gene encoding L-arabinose ABC transporter permease AraH, whose protein sequence is MNALKKTLLGEQGLVVIFAAAFVIVSLFVPNFLTERNMLGLLQSVVTIGIVACTMMFCLASRDFDLSVGSIVAFSGMIAVMVSNATGSIPLGLLAALLCGAVVGFVNGIVIARFRINALITTLATMQIVRGLALIASDGRAVGINDPAFYQLALSRFLTVPTPIWIMLILFFVFGFVLNRTVFGKNTLAIGGNPEASRLAGVNVVNMRVWIFALQGLVCGIAGILLASRITSGQPNAATGLELSVISACVLGGVSLAGGRAAMSGVIVGVLIMGIAENVMNLLNIQAFYQYVVRGLILLIAVLLDNLRSSAAGRRG, encoded by the coding sequence ATGAATGCCTTGAAAAAAACTCTTCTCGGCGAACAGGGGCTGGTGGTGATTTTCGCCGCCGCCTTCGTGATCGTCTCGCTCTTCGTTCCGAACTTCCTGACCGAGCGGAACATGCTGGGGCTCCTGCAATCGGTCGTGACGATCGGCATCGTCGCCTGCACGATGATGTTCTGCCTGGCATCGCGCGATTTCGATCTTTCGGTCGGATCGATCGTCGCCTTCTCCGGCATGATCGCCGTGATGGTCTCGAACGCGACGGGCTCGATCCCGCTCGGATTGCTCGCCGCCCTGCTGTGCGGCGCCGTCGTCGGCTTCGTCAATGGGATCGTCATCGCCCGCTTTCGCATCAATGCGCTGATTACCACGCTTGCGACGATGCAGATCGTGCGCGGGCTGGCGCTGATCGCCTCGGATGGCCGTGCCGTCGGCATCAACGATCCAGCCTTCTATCAGCTTGCCCTGTCGCGCTTCCTGACCGTGCCGACACCGATCTGGATCATGCTGATCCTCTTCTTCGTCTTCGGTTTCGTCCTCAACCGCACCGTCTTCGGCAAAAATACGCTGGCGATCGGCGGCAATCCCGAGGCGTCGCGGCTTGCGGGCGTCAATGTCGTTAACATGCGCGTCTGGATCTTTGCGCTGCAGGGTCTCGTCTGCGGCATTGCCGGCATCCTGCTTGCCTCCCGCATCACCTCCGGCCAGCCGAACGCGGCAACGGGGCTCGAGCTCTCGGTGATTTCGGCCTGCGTTCTCGGCGGGGTTTCGCTCGCCGGCGGCCGGGCGGCGATGAGCGGCGTCATCGTCGGGGTGCTGATCATGGGCATTGCCGAAAACGTTATGAATCTCCTCAATATCCAGGCATTCTATCAGTATGTCGTGCGCGGGCTGATCCTGCTGATCGCGGTGCTGCTCGACAATTTGCGGTCTTCAGCCGCGGGACGACGTGGATGA
- the araG gene encoding L-arabinose ABC transporter ATP-binding protein AraG: protein MAFLEFNNVSKGYPGVQALANVSFTVEKGVVHGLMGENGAGKSTLIRVLSGDQAADGGNIFIDGEEQKYTSVRDAFHAGIVVIHQELQLVPELTVAENLWLGRFPAKGGIIHLKTLIETVRAKLEEIGIDVDPSTKVSSLSIGARQMIEIAKAVMLDARVIALDEPTSSLSSRESEILFSLIARLKARGAVILYVSHRLDEIFRLCDSLTVLRDGKLAAHHPKIAETTREQIISEMVGREISNVWGWRERALGDNRLEVKGLSGPRLHTPISFSVRQGEILGFFGLIGAGRSEMARLLYGADARHRGEVTIDGVAVSPNNPKVAIKAGMVLCPEDRKFDGIVQGRSIEENIAISSRRHFSRFGILKPKTEAAQADRFIAKLRVRTPSRRQDIVNLSGGNQQKVILGRWLSEQGIKVLVIDEPTRGIDVGAKSEIYDILYELAAGGVAIVVISSELPEVMGICDRIIVMCQGRVAANVARPDFDERSILTAALPDKNAAGSI from the coding sequence ATGGCTTTCCTCGAATTCAACAATGTCTCCAAAGGTTATCCCGGCGTGCAGGCGCTGGCCAATGTTTCCTTCACCGTCGAGAAGGGCGTTGTTCACGGTCTTATGGGCGAAAACGGTGCCGGCAAATCAACGCTGATCCGCGTGCTTTCCGGCGATCAGGCCGCCGATGGCGGTAACATCTTCATCGATGGCGAAGAGCAGAAATACACCTCGGTGCGCGACGCCTTCCATGCCGGGATCGTCGTCATCCACCAGGAACTGCAGCTCGTTCCGGAGTTGACGGTTGCCGAAAACCTCTGGCTCGGACGCTTTCCGGCCAAGGGCGGCATCATCCATTTGAAGACGCTGATAGAAACGGTACGCGCGAAGCTCGAGGAGATCGGCATCGACGTCGATCCTTCGACCAAGGTCAGCTCGCTGTCGATCGGCGCGCGTCAGATGATCGAGATCGCCAAGGCCGTCATGCTCGACGCGCGGGTGATTGCGCTCGATGAGCCGACCTCCTCGCTTTCCTCGCGTGAAAGCGAAATCCTGTTTTCGCTTATCGCCCGGCTGAAGGCGAGGGGAGCGGTCATCCTTTATGTCTCGCATCGTCTCGATGAGATTTTTCGACTCTGCGACAGCCTGACGGTGCTGCGCGACGGCAAGCTTGCCGCCCATCACCCGAAAATCGCGGAGACGACGCGCGAACAGATCATTTCGGAAATGGTGGGGCGCGAGATCAGCAATGTCTGGGGATGGCGCGAACGCGCGCTCGGCGACAACAGGCTGGAGGTCAAGGGCCTATCCGGGCCGAGGCTGCACACTCCGATCAGCTTTTCCGTGCGCCAGGGCGAAATTCTCGGCTTCTTCGGGCTGATCGGGGCTGGCCGCAGCGAGATGGCCCGGCTGCTTTACGGCGCCGATGCCAGGCATAGGGGCGAGGTCACGATCGACGGCGTTGCCGTCTCGCCCAACAATCCGAAGGTGGCGATCAAGGCCGGCATGGTGCTCTGCCCCGAGGATCGCAAGTTCGACGGCATCGTCCAAGGTCGGTCGATCGAAGAGAATATCGCGATTTCCTCACGCCGCCACTTTTCGCGCTTCGGCATCCTGAAGCCGAAGACGGAGGCAGCACAGGCAGACCGGTTCATTGCCAAGCTTCGGGTGCGCACGCCGTCGCGCCGACAGGACATCGTCAACCTCTCGGGCGGCAATCAGCAGAAGGTCATCCTCGGGCGCTGGCTCTCCGAGCAGGGCATCAAGGTTCTCGTCATCGACGAGCCGACCCGCGGTATAGATGTCGGGGCGAAGTCGGAAATCTACGACATCCTTTATGAGTTGGCGGCCGGCGGCGTGGCGATCGTGGTGATATCAAGCGAGTTGCCCGAAGTGATGGGCATTTGCGATCGCATCATTGTGATGTGCCAGGGCAGGGTGGCGGCCAATGTCGCCCGGCCGGATTTCGACGAGCGCAGCATCCTGACGGCGGCACTGCCCGACAAGAATGCCGCCGGCAGCATTTAA
- a CDS encoding SDR family oxidoreductase — MSNRLQGKNILITGAAQGIGLAIAKAFISENAAVYLVDRDAAVLARAATDLASIGARVGYLPADITDAGTITRVVAEANEEIGPLNALVNNAGVNVFAEPLATTDDEWNRCFDINLKGAWNCCKAVLPGFIERGGGVILNIASTHAFTIIPHTFPYPLAKHALLGMTKSLGLEYAPRNIRVNALAPGYVSTQKVIDYWNSFPDPEAAKAGTMKLHPGGRIATPEEIAMAAVFMISDECPFMNATCLTIDGGLSVLQHSA, encoded by the coding sequence ATGAGCAACCGCCTACAGGGCAAGAACATCCTGATAACGGGCGCTGCGCAAGGTATCGGCCTTGCGATCGCGAAGGCATTCATCAGCGAAAATGCGGCCGTCTATCTCGTTGACCGTGATGCGGCGGTGCTGGCTCGGGCGGCGACGGATCTCGCGAGCATCGGCGCCCGCGTCGGTTATCTGCCAGCCGATATAACCGATGCCGGAACGATCACGCGGGTGGTTGCCGAGGCGAATGAGGAGATCGGTCCGCTGAACGCGCTCGTCAACAATGCCGGCGTCAATGTTTTCGCCGAGCCGCTCGCGACGACCGACGACGAATGGAACCGCTGCTTCGACATCAACCTCAAGGGAGCCTGGAATTGCTGCAAGGCGGTGCTGCCGGGGTTTATCGAGCGCGGCGGCGGCGTCATCCTCAACATCGCCTCCACGCACGCCTTCACGATCATTCCGCACACGTTTCCCTATCCGCTGGCGAAGCATGCGCTGCTCGGCATGACGAAATCCCTGGGCCTGGAGTACGCGCCCCGCAATATCCGCGTCAACGCTCTGGCGCCGGGCTATGTCTCGACGCAGAAGGTGATCGATTACTGGAACAGCTTCCCCGATCCGGAGGCCGCCAAAGCCGGGACGATGAAGCTGCATCCCGGCGGGCGGATCGCAACGCCGGAAGAGATCGCCATGGCGGCGGTGTTCATGATCTCCGACGAGTGCCCGTTCATGAACGCGACCTGCCTGACGATCGATGGCGGCCTCAGTGTGCTGCAGCATTCCGCCTGA